Sequence from the Arthrobacter pigmenti genome:
GATGTGAACACCGGCAAGTTCACCGGGAGCGGCGGCAATCTGGAAGAGACAGTCACCAAGAACAACCTTGAGGCGGCCGAAGAAGTTGTCCGGCAGCTTCGTCTCCGGGACATCGGCGGCATCATCGTCATCGACTTCATCGATATGGTTCTCGAAGCGAACCGCGATCTGGTGCTGCGGCGACTGGTCGAATGCCTCGGCAGGGACCGCACCAAGCATCAGGTAGCCGAGGTTACCTCGCTCGGGCTCGTGCAGATGACGCGCAAGCGGATGGGCACAGGCCTCCTCGAGGTCTTCGGTGAGAACTGTGAGCACTGTGCCGGCCGCGGCGTCGTCACGCACGACGAGCCGGTGGAACACCGCCGTCACGCTGTGTCTTCCGAGAATCACCAGCAGCATCTGCGCCAGGAAAAGATGTCCCGCAGCGAACGCAAGCGGAACCGCGTCAAGAACCAGCCGCAGGAGGAGCAGCCGCAGGCTGCCGAGCCAAAGGCCGACGACGCCGAACGCCAGGCACGTGCCGAAGCAGCACGTGCCGCATTGGCGAACATTGCTGCTGCCACTCATGCCGCGCACGAACATGAGCACGAGCACGAGGGACACACCGAACAGGTGGCGGCATCGGGCGCCGTGCTCACGATCAACGGTGAGAAGGTAATCCTGCCACGGGCGGAATCGGCGCCTGTCTCCACCAGGGAAGAGCCGCGACTGACGCTGGAAAGCCTTACGGAAGCCTTCAACCGGTACCCGTCGGCCGAACCTGTGGCTCGGCCGGAGGCATCAGTCGAGGCTCCGCGTGGCCAGGAACAGTCCGTCGCTCCGGCACAGGAAGCACAACCTGGTTCCCGCGGACGCCGCGCAAGGCGCCACCGGTCCGCCAGCAGCGCTCAGGGCTCTGCCTCGGACGCCACGATCGAACGCAGGGCCGCAGAGTCCAACGCTGCAGCGGGCGCGCAGTACGTAGCCAAGGTGCACAGGGATGCGCCCAAAGAAACCCCTGCTGAGGAGCCGATGATCCTCGGGGTCGGTGTGCCGGCCTCCGACCTCTAAGTCCCACAGCGGCTACAGGGCGCGCCGTTCCGCGAGGGAAGGCGCGCCCTGCGCTGTGTAGGACGGTCAGCCCGTTGCCGCAGCCTCACGGCAGGCAGGTTCGCACGCCTCCGGCGCTGGGATAGGGTAGACGCAGTGACACGCGGTGCCGGCACCTGCCGGCTGAGATGAAACGCGTTGAACCTGATCTAGAGATGGCCGCCGTCCGGTGGTCCTTGGCCTAGCGGAGGGATGTCGCGAATGAGTATTCGCACGCTCATGCAGCACACAGTAGATTTCCAGTCCACCGTACCCGGGGTACGGACCGTTCCCCGCGTGCTCAGCATCGCAGGCACCGATCCCACCGGCGGTGCAGGGATCCAGGCGGACCTCAAAAGCATCGGCGCCCACGGCGGGTACGGCATGGCTGCCGTCACTTCCCTCGTGGCACAGAACACCCGGGGCGTGCGCAGCGTGCACACCCCGCCGTCCTCGTTCCTTCGTGAGCAGCTCACTGCGGTGAGTGACGACGTCGTGATCGATGCCGTCAAGATCGGCATGCTGGGGGACACACAAACCATTCAGACGGTCCGGGAGTGGCTGCCGCAAGCGGGCGGCGCCGTCGTCGTTCTTGACCCGGTGATGGTCGCTACCAGCGGTGACCGACTGTTGGCCACTGACGCGGAAGACGCCCTGCGGGCGTTGGTACCGCTTGCTGCGCTGGTAACGCCGAATGTTCCTGAACTCGCGGTTCTGCTGAACGAACCGGTCGCGACAACGTGGGAAGACGCGCTCGAGCAGGGAAAACGGCTCGCTGCCGCCACGGGCACGGTTGTGCTGGTGAAGGGTGGGCACCTTGGAGGTACGGGCTGTCCTGACGCACTGGTTGAGCCCTCGGACGGCACCCTGGTGGTGACTGAGGTCGGCGGTCCACGGGTGGCAACGCGAAATACCCATGGCACCGGCTGCTCCCTGTCCGCCGCGTTGGCGACCGTGCAGGTTCGTACCCACAACTGGCACAGGTCGCTGGTGCTGGTGAAGGACTGGCTACGTGGTGCCCTGGAACATGCGGACGAACTCGAAGTCGGCCAGGGCAACGGGCCGATTCACCACTTCCACGCAATGGGCATCTCCGACACAGCGAATTCCCGGCCCTTCAGCGAGCAGGCCTGGGAACTCACCGCGCAACACCGTGCGGCCATCGGCACCCTGGGGTTCGTGACATCGCTGGGAGATGGAACGCTGCCAGCGGACCAGTTCGCCTACTACCTCGCGCAGGACGCGCTGTATTTGCGGGACTATTCGCGGGTATTGGCCCGCGCAAGTTCCCTCGCTCCCACTGAGGCTGAACAATTGTTCTGGGCAAGCGGGGCGAAGAACTGCCTTGAAGTGGAATCCGAGTTGCACCGGACCTGGCTGTCCGGTCGCGAGACCATGCCCGAACAGGGCCCGGTCACCAAGGCCTATGTAGATCACCTCCTCGCGGCATCCGCCAACGGGAGCTACCCGGTTGTGGTTGCTGCTGTACTTCCCTGCTACTGGCTGTATGCGCACGTGGGCAACACGCTCCACGCGCAATGGACGGCGGCGGGAGCCGGGCGGGAGCACGCCTACGCAACCTGGATGGAAACCTACGCCGACCCGGCGTTTGCCGAGGCGACATCGCAGGCAATCGCCTACGCGGACGCGGCCTTTGCCGGTGCTTCCGGGCACGATCGGCGCGCCATGCTGGCCGCTTTCGAAGCGTCCGCCTGGTACGAACACGAGTTCTTCGACGCGCCGACTCGCCTTGATTTGCGGGAATCCGCGAAATTGCCGTAATCTTGATCTTCGGTGCAGGCGCCCTCGTATGACTAATTCCGGGCGCCGGGACACCGCAAGTGCACAAGCACCTCCGGCTACGCTCATTTTCAGCGTACGGTCCCGGAGACAGTATGCAAACAGTTTTGATCGTCGAGAGAAGTGAGTTCCCAAGTGGTGTACGCGATTGTCCGCGCAGGCGGCCGCCAAGAAAAGGTTTCCGTGGGAGACCTCGTTACCCTTGACCGCGTCCCCGGTGAGGCCGGCACCAGCTTCCAGCTGCCTGCTCTCCTTCTGGTCGACGGCGAAAAGGTAACGTCAGCAGCAAAAGACCTTGCGAAGGTCACTGTTACTGCCGAGATCGTGGAGAACCTCCGCGGTCCCAAGATTGTCATCCAGAAGTTCAAGAACAAGACCGGCTACAAGAAGCGCCAGGGCTACCGTTCAGAACTAACCAAGGTCAAGATCACGGGGATCAAGTAGCCGTTACCGGTTACTCATCCACTGGTTTTCAGTTTCAGTAGAAGGCAGGCATAACAGATGGCACACAAGAAGGGTGCGAGTTCCACTCGCAACGGTCGCGACTCCAACGCCCAGTACCTCGGCGTGAAGCGCTTCGGCGGTCAGGTCGTCAAGGCAGGCGAAATCATCGTCCGCCAGCGCGGAACCCACTTCCACCCCGGCGCCAACGTTGGACGTGGCGGAGATGACACGCTGTTCGCCCTCGAGGCCGGAGCCGTTGAGTTCGGTACCCGCCGCGGGCGCCGCGTCGTCAATATCGTGGGTGCGGCAGCGGAGTAGTACCCGCAACCGCACACCGCGCGTGAGCACCAGCTCAGATTTATCGGTGGGGTGAGCCAGCAAGGCTCGCCCCACCTTCTTTTAAGCCGGATAGAATCGGCATCGATGTGACATTTCCAAGAGGAGTACACCGTGGCAAGCTTCGTTGACCGGGTGGTTCTGCATGTCTCCGGCGGTACCGGCGGACATGGCTGCGTCTCGGTCAAGCGGGAGAAATTCAAGCCACTGGGCGGTCCCGACGGCGGTAACGGCGGCGACGGCGGTGGGGTGATCCTCCGCGTGAATCCGCAGACCACCACCCTCCTCGACTATCACCACGCACCGCACCGCCATGCCACCAACGGCGGCAACGGAATGGGTGACTGGCGCGAAGGCCGGAAGGGCGAAACGCTGATCCTTCCCGTGCCGGACGGCACCGTGGTCAAGACGCGCGACGGCAAAGTTCTCGCCGACCTGGTCGGGGCGGGGACCGAATACGTTGCAGCTGCCGGCGGCCAAGGGGGTCTCGGGAACTCTTCGCTTTCCTCCCAGAAGCGAAAGGCTCCGGGATTCGCGCTGCTTGGCATTCCCGGTGATGCACGGGACGTTGTCCTGGAGCTCAAATCCATCGCAGACATCGCCCTCGTTGGATTCCCGTCAGCCGGAAAATCGAGCCTGATCGCCGCCATGTCGGCTGCCCGTCCGAAGATCGCCGATTACCCCTTCACCACGCTTCGGCCGAATCTGGGTGTCGTTGAAGCCGGCGAGGTGCGGTTCACCATCGCGGACGTTCCCGGGCTGATCGAGGGCGCGAGTGAAGGCCGGGGGCTCGGCCACGACTTTCTCCGGCACGTGGAACGCTGCGCCGCCCTGGTGCACGTCCTCGACTGCGCCACGCTCGAATCGGAGCGGGATCCGCTCAGCGACCTGGAGATCATCGAACGCGAACTGGAGCGTTACGCGGTGGACATGAGCTACGCCGGACCCGGTGGCGAAGTCATCCCGTTGAACGAACGTCCGCGCCTCGTTGCCCTGAACAAGGTAGACGTCCCGGACGGGCGCGACATGGCACAGTTTGTGCGTCCGGAACTGGAATCCCGGGGTTACCGCGTGTTCGAGGTGTCAGCGTCCAGCCATGAGGGACTGCGCCAACTCGGCTTCGCCATGGCCGAGATCGTGCGCGACGCCCGGGAAAAGCTCGAAGCCTTGCCGCCCGTCGTCGTCCCTCCCGTCCTGCGTCCCCGCGCAGTCAACGAAAAGGGCTTCACCATCCGGCGTGAGGAAAAGAACCTGGAACCCCTTTTCCGTGTATTGGGCGAAAAGCCTGAACGTTGGGTGAAGCAGACCGACTTCACAAATGACGAAGCCGTTGGCTATCTTGCCGACCGGCTCGCTAAATTGGGTGTCGAGGAACAGCTCTTCAAGAGCGGAGCCAAGCCGGGGGACACGGTGGTGATCGGCGAGGGTGACGGCGTCGTCTTCGACTGGGAGCCAACCATGATGGGCGGGGCTGAACTCCTCGCTTCACCTCGCGGAACTGACCTCCGTCTCGCGGAGTTCGTGCGTCCAACACGTGAAGCGAAACGCGATGACTACCAGAGCCGCAAGGACGCGCGCGCAGCAGCCCGCGACGAACTCGAAGCCGAGCGGAAAGCCGGGATCTGGACCGAATCGGTGAACTACAAGAACTCCCGAGCAGCCGCAGCATCGGCTGACAAGGACGCTCCTGCCGACGAAGACTGACAGGCGCGCGAATCGGCCGAAACCTGAAAGCAAGACCCCGACAGAAGGAATAGATGACCGCAAAGCGCTCTCTCAAGACCCGATCCGGACTGGCCAAAGCCAAGAGAATTGTTGTCAAAGTAGGTTCATCCTCACTCACTTCACTCTCCGGAGGACTCTCCGACGAAGCGCTGTTTGCACTCTCTGATGTGCTTGCCGCGCGCCACAATGAAGGCACCGAAGTCATCCTCGTATCTTCCGGTGCGATTGCGGCAGGTCTGGCGCCCCTCGGCCTGGCCAGGCGGCCCAACCAGCTCTCGTCCCAGCAGGCCGCGGCCAGTGTTGGCCAGGGCCTCCTCATGGCCCGCTACACCCATGCGTTCGGTGCCCACGGCGTGACCGTGAGTCAGGTGCTCCTGACCCTGGATGACCTGATGCGGCGAAGCCACTACGCGAACGCCCACCGCGCCATGGAGCGGCTGCTGAATTTCGACGTCGTCCCCATTGTCAACGAGAACGACACCGTCGCCAGTTCGGAGATCCGGTTCGGCGACAATGACCGGTTAGCGGCGCTCGTTGCCCACCTGGTGAAGGCTGATGCGCTGGTTCTGCTGTCCGACGTCGACTCCCTGTATGACGGACCGCCCAAGGAAGGCGCCAAGCGGATCCCGGAGGTCCGCGGTCCAGAGGACCTGGAAGGGGTGAGCATCGGCCGGACGGGTAAAGCCGGGGTCGGTACCGGCGGCATGGTCACCAAGGTCGAGGCAGCAACCATCGCGGCCGCCTCCGGTATCCCGGCCCTGGTAACCTCGGCTGCGAACGCTGGGCCGGCGCTGGCAGGGGAAGACGTCGGCACCTGGTTCAGCACAGCCGGCCGCCGCCAGCCGATCCGGCTCCTGTGGCTTGCCCACCTGGCGCGCATCCAGGGGACGCTTACGCTCGACGACGGCGCCGCGAAGGCTGTGGGGGAGCGGCGGCGATCACTACTGCCAGCAGGCATCATCTCGGTCAGAGGCGAGTTCGAGGCGGGAGATCCGGTGGAGATGGTGGACCGTAGCGGCGCTCCGATCGCGCGCGGACTCGTCAATTACAGTTCCTTCGAACTGCCCCGGATGCTTGGCAGATCCACGCGTGAACTGGCCCGCGAACTGGGCAGGGAATACGAGCGGTCGGTAGTCCATGTGAACGACCTCGTGGTCCTGAATACTGTTGCGCCGTCCTGAGCCCGCTGGGGTTCCGGGGCGCCGCTCGATAGAATTGCCTGATGACTGACGTGACAACACAGCAGACTGCCCATCCGACCACCACCGACACCGCTTCAACGAAGCAGCCGGAACCAGCTGGAAACGTTGAGCAGGCTGTGCACGCCGTTGCGGATCGCGCCAGGACTGCCTCACGGCTGATAGCGCGGGCAAACCGTGCCCACAAGGACAAGGCATTGCAGGCAATCGGCGAAGCTTTGGTAGCCCGCCGGGACGTCATCCTCCGCGCAAACGAGGTGGACCTCGAGGCCGGAGAAGCGAATGGCACATCCAAGGCCCTGCTTGACCGGCTAAGCCTCACCGAGGAACGGATCGCGGGCCTCGCCGCTGCCCTGGAGAACCTTGCCGGCCTGCCGGATCCCGTAGGAACTGTTGCCCGTGGGCAGACCCTGCCCAACGGCGTGCGCCTGCGTCAGGTACACGTACCCCTCGGCGTCGTCGCGGCCATCTATGAGGCGCGCCCCAACGTCACAGTTGATATCGCCGGACTGGCGCTGAAGAGCGGCAACGCCGTAATCCTTCGGGGTGGAAGCGCTGCCGCGAATACCAACGCCGCGCTGCTTGGGATCATCCGTGATGCCCTTGACCGCACCGGACTGCCGGCCGACGCCGTGCAGACCGTCGACGAGTACGGGCGGGAGGGGGCCAACGTCCTTATGAAGGCACGCGGCCGCGTGGATGTCCTGATCCCGCGCGGTGGCCACGACCTCATCCAGACCGTGGTCACGAATGCCGCGGTTCCCGTCATCGAAACGGGTGAGGGCAACGTCCACATCTACCTCGATGAAGGCGCTGACGAGGAGATGGCAGTTGAGATCCTCCTCAACGCCAAGACGCAGCGTCCCAGTGTCTGCAACACGGTCGAGACGCTCCTGGTTCATAAGGACGCGCAGGCAGCGCCCGCAGTACTCAAGGCCCTGGCGGAAGCGGGGGTACGAATTCATGCAGACCCACGGATCCAGGAAGTCCTACCCAGCGGCGTGAGCGCGGAAACTGCCAACGACGACGACTGGGCGCGTGAATACATGGACCTCGATATCGCGGTGGCAATGGTCGATTCCGTGGATGATGCGCTTGAGCACATCAGGACCTGGAGCAGCGGCCACACTGAGGCCATCATCACCAACAACCTGGCCCGCTCGGAGCAATTCATTGCGGGGGTTGATTCAGCTGCGGTCATAGTGAACGCCTCTACACGCTTTACCGACGGCGGTGAGCTGGGACTCGGCGCCGAGGTGGGAATCTCCACACAGAAAATGCACGCACGCGGACCGATGGGCCTACGTGAATTGACCACCACCAAGTGGATCATCCAGGGCGACGGTCACATCCGCCGGTAGCCGCCGGCCTGCCGGGCGGGGCGTGGGCGGTTCGAGCGCCGGAAAGTTAGCGCGTACCATAGTAGGGAACCAAGCGCTGGCCCGCGCCCGGTAGGCGGGCCCATCTATGATTGTCAAGGGGAGAAGAATGCTGACCATCCTCAACGTCGCAGTCGTTGCAGGCGAGACCGCTGAACATCACACAGAGCTTCCCATGCCGGCCATCGCGTACGGCGGTATCATCATGGGTGCGCTTCTGCTGCTGATGTTCGCAACCATTGCCTTCACGAGTCTGGGCCACCGTCACGAGGCCGTAGAAGAACACGCCGACCCTCATCGCCAGCACCCGAACAAGCACGATCACGGCGAAGCCTCACAGCACTGATTTCCTTGACTGTTCCTTCCGAAACCACCGCCGGGCATGGGATCAGCCCGAACGCCCCGGCGCGCAAGGGGTCTTCCCGCTGGCGGTTGGGTGTCATGGGTGGAACGTTCGATCCCATTCACCACGGACACCTGGTCGCAGCAAGCGAAGTAGCGGCCGCGTTCAATCTGGATGAGGTTGTCTTCGTGCCTACCGGGCAGCCCTGGCAGAAGAACGCCAAGGAGGTCAGCCCGGCTGAGCACCGCTATCTCATGACGGTGGTCGCCACGGCTTCGAACCCGAGTTTCACAGTGAGCAGGGTGGACATCGATCGTCCGGGGCCAACCTACACGATCGATACTCTCCGGGACCTTAGGGCAACACGTCCGGATGCGGAGCTTTTCTTCATTACGGGAGCGGACGCCATGGCGCAGATCCTGTCCTGGAAGAATGTCGACGAGCTGTGGTCGCTGGCTCATTTCGTGGGGGTCACCAGGCCGGGTCACGAATTAACCAGTCGCGGCAAGGACGTAAGTCTCATGGAGGTGCCTGCAATGGCGATCTCCTCGACAGACTGCCGCCGACGGGTCTCCGCCGGAGAACCGGTGTGGTATTTGGTACCGGATGGTGTGGTCCAATACATCGCCAAGCACGGGCTCTACCGGAAAGAGGGATCCATCTCGGAGGATTCGTTCCAAATTGGCAAGTCCGTAACTACATGACAACCATCGGGTGAAGAAGTAATGAGCAATGGTCACGAGTCCGCACGAAGCCGGAGGTCCCTCCGGCAAGCGCGCGAGAGGCCTGCCGAGGATCAGTCGCAGTCCCCGGACGTGCGGGGACTGGAGCAACGCGGTTCTTCCGGTTCGGACAGCGCACCGGGACCGGTAGGCACAACAACCGAACGCCGAAGCCGTCGGGCAGCTAATGCGCCCGTGGACGCCCCGTCGCCAACGCAGCCGGGGGAACGTGTTTCCCAGGCGCGTGCCCGCAACCGCGAAACTCTTCGTAGCTACCGGGCCCTGGCCGACCAGCAGCAGGAACGGGAGCAGAACGTCCCCACCCGGCGTCAGCTTCGTCTCCAGCAGCAGGCGGCTGCCCGTGCACAAGATCAGCAAGCGTCTCCCTCCGAGGCTCCCACCGCTGCAGGTCCGCCGGACACCGATGCGGCTGAGCTCGGCGAGATGACGGTCGAACAGGCGCTTGCTGCGCGCCAGGCGATCATCGGGCAGGCTCAGAACCAGGTCGCGATGATGGAAGCGGCGGCGAAGGACGATCCGTTCTCCGTAGATCTGGAAATACTCGCGCAACAGAAGGCGCTTGCTGAACGCGCCGCGATCCTCAACACCCGTGCGCAGAAGATCCAGCAGCTTACGCAGGAGAACCGGCAGCGCAAGCCGGTGCTGAATGACCCCACAACGGCGCACAACCTTTCGATCGTTTCCCCGGTGGAGTTCGCGCGTGGTCCGCGGTCGGAGGATCCGTCCTCACCCGCACCGTCAACGTCGCACATCCCAGTGGTCACCGGTGCCATGCCGAAGCTTCACGAAGGGCCCGGCGGAACGGTGGCTCCCGCCGTCGTACCGAAGAGTCCTGCCCCGCATGAGCGGGTGGTCCAGCCGGTGGTCACCGCCCCGGCCGTGCCCAGCCAGGAGCCGCTGTCCGCACTGTCCCCCGATTCCGCAGGGCGGTCCCGTGTGCTTGCGCAGGCAGAGGCTATGGTCCGCGAGCAGCGTCGGCCAGGCTCCGACGGCGCAACACCCATCCGAGCCCGCAGCGCTTACGGACTCGAGCCGCTCGATGCAATGACCGCAGGGCTGGCCCGTGTGCAACGCATGCGGATAGTGCAGTATTCAGTTGTTGGTTTGGGCGCCCTGGCGCTCATTACCGGAATCATGATGATTGTTGGCGGCTTTGGCGGCTGACCACACTTTAGGAGATCAGTGAGCGCATCGGAATCGTCCATCGCGATTGCCCGCACCGCAGCACGCGCGGCGTCGGAGAAAATTGCCCAGGACATCGTGGCCATGGACGTCAGTGAGCGCCTGGCTATCACCGACGTATTTCTCGTTGCCTCGGCGCCGAGTGAGCGACAGGTAAACGCCATCGTTGACGGCATCGAGGAGGAGCTGGCCAAGCAGGACCTCAAACCGGTCCGTCGGGAAGGGCGAAGCGAAGGACGCTGGGTGCTGCTCGACTACGCCGAAGTGGTGATCCACGTGCAGCATCAGGAAGACCGCGTGTTCTATGCGCTTGAGCGCCTATGGGGCGACTGCCCGGCCGTGGATCTCCAGCTTGACGACGCCGTGCGTACCGGCGTCGGAGAGACTGAGTGAGTTCACAGACTGCCGACACGGCAGCCGGGGACTCACGGCCAACAGCACGGCGAATCATCTTCTGGCGGCACGGACGTACGGAATGGAACGCCCGGCGTCTGTTTCAGGGGCAGGAAGATATCCCGCTCGATGATCTCGGACGCAGGCAGGCTGCTGAGGCCGCCGCCGAGTTGAAGCATTTCTCCCCGTCACTCATCGTTTCTTCGGATTTGACCCGTGCCTACGACACGGCGGCCGAGTTGGGTGCGCTCACCGGGCTGTCCGTTGAGGCTGATGCCCGGTTCAGGGAAACGTATGCGGGCCGGTGGCAGGGACTAGCCTTCGATGAGATCAATAGACGATTTCCCGAGGAGCAGCAGCTCTGGCACGAGGGCGACCCCACGATTGGTGCAGGCGGTGGGGAGAGCCGGGTTGAGGTCGGCACGCGCATGACCGACGGCACTAACGACGCCGTGTCCCGCCTCGAATCCGGACAGACGGCGATCATCGTGAGCCACGGTGGTGCCATCCGTGCAGGGGTTGCCGCGCTCATGGGCATTGCACCGGAAATCTGGGGATCGCTCAGCGGGGTGGCGAACTGCCACTGGACCGTGCTTGAGGAGCTCAGTCCCGCGTACATCCGATCTTCAAGTTGGCAATTGACCGAGCACAATGTCGGGTTGGCGTCGATGCCTTCCACACCCCTGGAAGGCTAGGAAAGCGCCGTTGCCGATTTTGCGGGGGCTCGAAAATTTACTACACTGAACAAGTTGCTTCGGCCGCTTTCGGCTCAATGTGACAACTGATTTTGGGGCTGTGGCGCAGCTGGTAGCGCACCTGCATGGCATGCAGGGGGTCAGGGGTTCGAGTCCCCTCAGCTCCACCATATTGACCTTATTCGAACCATCGACATCATGGATACCGTCGAGTAGGTCTTCAACGTATACCAAAAGGGAATCACCAGATCTGGTGGTTCCCTTTTTGGTGGTACGCCCAGCATGGACATTTGCTTGGAGGTGAAAGTCCTCTGGAGGAGAAGGTGGTTTAACTCTAGCTGAAGGCAATTGCGTGATTGGATTCGACGCTTTCCAGCTGGTCGCGGACCCTGGTGCGCTGGCGCTCAATGTCGGTCAGCCGGATGCGGATTTTTTCTTTGGCGATGGTGCCGTCGGCGGCGAGATCGAGCAGGTTCTCTTCCTTGGAAGCGCATTCCTTCAGCGTCGCGGCAAGCTGCTTTTGGAGGAGCAGATTGGCCGCCTCCTTCTCGCGAAGGGCCTCCCGGATGCGTGTCCGGGCGAGGTCGAGGAAGTCTGGCGTGAACTGGAGTTTGCCATATTCACGTATCACGGCGTCTTCAAGCCGGGCGGTGCTGATGTGGCTGCTGGAGCAGTCTTTGACTGTTCGGCCGGCGCAGAAGAAATACAAGTATTCGTTGCCGCTGCGGCCGATCGAGCGTTGGATGACCATGCGATGGACGATGCCGCGCTTGTGGCAGTTGTCGCAGAACAGCGTGCCCTTGAGTTAGTGCTCGTGCACGCGTCGGCGTTCCCCGGCCACCCCGCGGGCTGTCCAGTAACCGCTGGACCTTATCGAAGAGTTCGTCGGAGACGAGGGCTTCGTGGCGTCCGGGATGTTCGGCTCCGTCCAAGGTGATGATTCCGCAGTAGTAGCGGTCTCGGAGCAGGCGCGAGAAGTATGTGGGAGCGATCGCCTTGGATGGACGCTTAGCAGTTGGTTTGGTGGTGAGCCACTGTCCTCCATCGTCTCGGACAGGTCGATAAAGGTGTAGTCGCCGGTGGCGTAGAGCTCAAAGGCTTGCCGGATGAGCGGGGCCCCGGATTTCGTCGACGGCCACCGAGCGGACCTCGCGTCCTTCGAAGTACTCCCTGACGTTGAGGTACCCGACGGGTGCCCGCCCGATCGTGCCACCTTTCTTCGCCTTTTGGGCCATCTTGTATTTGATGTCGGCGCCGTCTTCGGCGGAGCGGTATTCGTTGAAGGCGGCGAGGAGGCCGTGCATGAGCTGGCCGACAGGGCTGGCGTCAATCGACTCGGTGGCGCTGATCAGGGTGACTCCGCGCTTCTTGAGGTCGGCCATGACGATCGCGTCATCGGTGCGATTGCGTGCGAAGCGGGAAAGTTTATAGACGACGACGTAGTCTACGTCCCTGTCTGCGCGGACACGGCGCAGCATTTCCTGGAAGGCGACGCGTTTGGTCATCTCGGTGGCGCTTCGGCCAGGTTCGATGTATTCGGTGACGACCGTCAGGCCCATTTGCACGACTTTGCGCAGGCAGGCTTCCCGTTGGACGGGAATCGAGATGCCTTCCGGATCGTAGTCGGTGTTGACCTGCCCCTTTGACGAAACCCTAAGGTAGAGGACTGCCCTGGTCCCCGGCGGCGCGTCGTGGTTGAGCGCCATGAAGTCCAGATCTTCGGCGCCTGTCCGGTCGACGATGTCCTGGACCATGGTGTCAGTGTCGC
This genomic interval carries:
- a CDS encoding histidine phosphatase family protein yields the protein MSSQTADTAAGDSRPTARRIIFWRHGRTEWNARRLFQGQEDIPLDDLGRRQAAEAAAELKHFSPSLIVSSDLTRAYDTAAELGALTGLSVEADARFRETYAGRWQGLAFDEINRRFPEEQQLWHEGDPTIGAGGGESRVEVGTRMTDGTNDAVSRLESGQTAIIVSHGGAIRAGVAALMGIAPEIWGSLSGVANCHWTVLEELSPAYIRSSSWQLTEHNVGLASMPSTPLEG
- a CDS encoding recombinase family protein, which codes for MNSIAPMSAYRDTDTMVQDIVDRTGAEDLDFMALNHDAPPGTRAVLYLRVSSKGQVNTDYDPEGISIPVQREACLRKVVQMGLTVVTEYIEPGRSATEMTKRVAFQEMLRRVRADRDVDYVVVYKLSRFARNRTDDAIVMADLKKRGVTLISATESIDASPVGQLMHGLLAAFNEYRSAEDGADIKYKMAQKAKKGGTIGRAPVGYLNVREYFEGREVRSVAVDEIRGPAHPASL